The nucleotide sequence TGTCCTTCCTCTAACCTTTCACTACATACAGCACCAAAACAAACACCATCTCCATGTCTCTAtaagagagaatttttttcacatCCTCTTTCACTTCACAAGAAATTTCTCATAATGACTCCATGGTGTAGCTATTGCTTGGCttttaatgacattttcctTGACCAAAATTATAGACACTTTCCATTTCTAgaatctttttctcctttattttttcttctctccactTTAATTTTTTTGGGAAAAGAATTACTATGCACTGTTAACATAACAGTAGCAAgaatatggaaagaaataacTCTAATACCTGCAGATGCAGatacttagaatttttttttcttttttttttaatgtgcaatAGCTCAGCCAAGAAGGTTAACTGCAGAGGATTCTGAGGACACAGAATttggaatttcattttcagtgcaacTAAAACACTATCTTTTTCCTAAGTATCACTGTGAAACTGTCAATAACTTAGAAAGATACAAGGATTTTTCTCCAGTCACAATTTTAATATGTTGAAGTAATTTCTGACATAGACTTATTTTGTAACACGTTAGTATTATGCAGTCACTGATAAGTCCTCATAATAGTATTTTTTACAACAGCTCATAATTcaacaaaaaaggaattcaGTAATGAGTAATTAACATGAACATGCATAAATAATATTCTacagattaatttatttgcCAAGAAAGAGTATAGAACAGTTCTGGAGGCATCAGGAACCTTGTTATAAGCTTATTATAAGCTTCAGCATATTAAGAAGTATCTTGAAGTACAAAAACATCACTGttgttaaaaatgtttaagaagaATCAGAAGTAGACTACCTGGAGCATGCACAAGTAAATACTCATGGCAATGCATGCTGGAAACATACTGTCTTGACTCTTGACTACCATAGCTACTAAAAGTAAGACAGCTGAAGATGTACTGTTGACATCCTCACAGAGTTCTGCCTAGGCTTTGTCATTCTTATGATTATTAACTGACCTCCTTTGCTGCAGTAGATATTCAAAGACAAGGGATCTTTGAGAAGATACACTGACATCTGACAGAAGAGCTTCTGCACAAGGAGCAGAGTGAAATCACTCTAAGGAACAACAGCACAGATTAGCCATGCAATATATTCACAACAATTTATCATATGAGTTGCCAGTGGTAGATGGGCCTCCATGGTTGGCTCTAAGTAAAGAACTCTTCAGTAAATTAACTAAGTAAAAGCATGAGTTAGTATGGCTCAGACTTCCAAATAAACTAATAAGTTTCAGACTGAAAGTGTCCAAACCCTCCTACCAGGACACTACCTTAGGTAACCTGTGTAGTCATACTCACATGCTCTGCCATTCCCCAGACAGATTTGAATGTAACAAGTACCTGAGTACGTTACATCCATAAAATCCCttttacaagagaaaacaaaatttgtctCTAACACTAAGCTATGAAGAATTGCTATTTAATACATATGCATTAAAACTTTGGGCTAGAAAATCATATTTAGCCCATGGAAAATGCTAtacaacaaagcaaagaaattataAAGTAAAGTAATACAGCAGCTCCCCACGTACTTTTATGAGCAGATTTCCATTCCTTAAATGTGAAGTTTGGTTTGCACATGGTTCATACATAATTCAGAGCAGTAGGAAGAACTAAGAAAGTAATCACTAGTGTAGTAAATGGTCTGCTAGAGCCTCCAAATACAGGCCTGAACCATATAGGCAGCTACAAGCTACAACTAATCAAGTACAATTATATTTGTAATAAACATATCACTGGGCTCCCTCTAAAGGAAGCCACATTCAAAGTCACTATCCCCATTTTCAAATCCCCAGTGAGACTAGACTTAATTGCTTGAAACACAAATGGAGAAGGATGAGGAGTTAGAtgctgagaaaaagaacaaggcTGATACTGAGAAAACAATATTCATAGCACGTTAGATAATGTCATACACAATAACACCGTATTGCAGATTGCTCCTCTCTATTACTTCAATACAGCTACACTTGGAACAACATATTTAGTTCTGTCTGTCACATTCAGAACATTGTCAAGAGACGGGAGGGAgttcagagaaatgcagaagtatAATTAAGGAGCTGAATATACTGATTTATACTGAAAGATTGAGCACTAAATACATGCAGCTGGGGCAAAGTGATCATTAGGAGTAGACTGTAAGGGTACATACTAACAACTTAAAAACATGTGAAGGGTAGGGAAGAAATTGTTTATGAtaatacaaaagaagaaaacttggaATAGTAAGATATAAAATAGAAGTGTTACAGGAAATTATAAAGAAATTTTGGCAGTGCATAGAATGATGTATGAAAAGTTGAAGTCTGGAGGACTAGATCCAAGCTTAGTGAGAGCAGAGGACATGACGCTGACTTTGATTTTAAACAAGAGTACgcataaatatttacataattatGACTGCAGCTACTGTATGTGAGAGAAATACAGCTCGCAATGATTCAAATTTCCTCTAGCAGCTTTTAAATTTgaagcagcaaaaatgaaattatgtgaGTTTTGGAGAGTTTATATTGAACAGTGATCTAAAATTGAGAATTGTATGGAAATTAATCtgatttcaaaagtaaataaattaagaaacagATTACAGAAATATGCTGCAAAGTTCTGTGCCTTGTGTGTAGCATTCCTGCAATTTTTTTGCTAGTAGATAAAGAATTTTCATCTGCTCATTTCCATGACATGAGGAAAACTGTAACTACAGTCTGACAATATGTAAATTGGTATATTTTTCGAGAATGAAAACGTAGGATTGTTAGGGTCTCTTCCTGAGAAAGGTGCCAGCATTAATGTCTTTTGCATCTTGTGCTACATTCTCACCGAAATCCATCACTCCTTCTAAGATTACTCTCCTACATAAAGAGGCATAAGTACTGCTTTCCAGCCATATGCATTTTGCAgattaggaaaagaaattttacagaAATCTATAGAGATTATTACCAAGGAAAGACAGGTTTACAGGGATGGCATGGAATGGGCAGAAAGGAGAGTGGCAGGAATAGGAACCAATGAAAGACATGTAAATGCCATGTTTATTACTTTTGTAATGACAGACAggctgttattttctttagatCATTACTGGGAATATCATCCACACCACATGCACAGTGAGTTTGAGACGTTCGGAGATAACCACTTTACAGAACTGCAGAGTGTACagcctccccagctgcagcagctctacAGACACATGGAGATTGAACAAATGCATGTCTTGGATTCTGCGATCCCAACCACACATATTGGACTCAACCATCAGGTATGGTCACCAACCCTTATGCAGAATTATGATGATGGCTAAGGACAAGGAACAGAATTACGCATCAAGGAATGCACAATTTTATGCCAAAAAGATTGCTTATGAATTATATGAGTTCTTACCACACAAGTACTTGATATAAAACTCTTCATTCTCAGGACAAATGTGGTTTAAGCATTCTTTTTATTTGGATGATGAGAAACCACATTCCACAAACTGTGCATAAAAAGATTATTGCACTTTGTGGAGGTTAttgaaatttcagatttttaaaaaatttggaATGAAAATCAACTGTTTTGAAATTCTACAGAGGAACTGGGCCTGAAAAGCTGTGCACTGTAATAGCAAAGTTGTCCTTGACTCCTGGGCAGTATTCTGAATTCCAAAGTGGtaggaatgttttaaaaatttccaAGCAACCCTGGAAAATTTATATGACCTGCTGCAAGAAATCCTAGTAAAGACAAGTCTTTGGTAATGTTACCATAGTGAAATACACTGAGGCCAACCTACTTGTgctttcagagaatcatagagtgccttgggttggaagggatttcactgatcatcaagttccaatcccccaCTACAGGCAGGGTTGCCTGCCACTAGATCAGATACTAGATCAgatactagatcagattgcccagggccccatccaacctggccataaacacttccaggaatggggcatccacaacctcccggggcaacatgttccagccCATCAACACTCTCTCAGTTAAATATCCCCCAATATCTCATCTCAATCTcctttcctttagtttaaaaccattcccccttgtcttgTCATTATCTACCCATGTATAAAGTTGATTTCCCTTGTGTTTACAAAcgcaaaatatttaaatattggaaggcctcaatgaggtctccttgcagccttctcttttccaggctgaacaccaCCACTTCCTTCAGCCCATCTTCACAGGAGAgtttgcagccctcctctggaccctctccaaaagctccacaacTTTCCTgcactgggggccccagacttggacacagtactccagctggggcctcacaagggcagagtagagggggacaatcacctccctctcgCTGCTGGCCACCCATCTTCTaatggaacccaggataccattggccttccaggctgcaagcacacactgctcgcacatgttaagtttttcatcaaccagggcccctaagtccttctcagcagggctgctctcaaggagttcttctcccagatTGCTTTTATCTGAGAGTAGCTAAATCATGAGCCAAAACACACCTTCTTGCCTCTGCTCAGATTTTACACAATTATCTCCCCATGAAAAAAAGGGTGCTCCAAAGTACAGCAGTCACCAGTGCCAGTAAATGCTCACTAAAGCTGAAATTATAACGAGTTCCACGGTATTGCAAAGATATTAGAGCAAAAGCGGGTATGGAGACCACTTTTAACTTCTGATCCCACAATAATATGCCCCATGTCATTATTGGAAGCAGCCAGAAAGCTGCGTTATCTTGTGCCAAGGAGTTTCCCAGGGCAGACAAACTACAGACAATATGCTCAATACAAGACAGGGTAGgaatgagagcagagaaagaactgTTTGCTGATTACCCTTCTGCATGTAACGATGCCAGTACTGAGATTTTGTGAGAGAAACTGAATGCACACAGTTGTTATtttagggtttgtttttttgttcaaaGCAAACTGCAATTATATGTAAATACcatattaattaaaaacaagttaaaagTTGAGTAAGTTAACATGATCAACAGGAAACTGACTTAGTGAAAATCATCAAACTTCTTACTtatcactgagaaaaaaagtatcagGAAGTGAATTTAAGATGTAGTTACAAATAATTAGGACAAATAATAGAACATCAGCCTTTGGGAGTCTTCAAGTCATTTCAGTTGCTCAGTGCAACTGCTAGCATGTAACAACCATTACATTCAACCAAaggcaaagaataaaaattggCCATGTTACAGATGTCTTAGGAAGCACCaccaaaaaacaagaaagggtACTTTTGTTTAACCCATTTTCATTCTCCTCAGTTGTCATCTTTTGTTTCAGGAGTACAGTCAGATAATTAATTCTGCTGCACTGCGTTCTCTCTACCCCAAGGGAGAGAAGATATTAATAGATGCCCACCACTACCCTCCTCTTCCTAACCAGCTGGGAATCTTTGTTATTTTACCTCAACCTACAGTTGCTCATGCAAGTGGTACTCAACATGCTCTAAGGTTCAGACTTTGGTGCATCTCAGCCACAGTCCTAGGCAACATTTACTACTATTCAAGGCATTTCCAAGGAAAtagaagcaggaaggaaaatttATTCCTCAGATGAATTTTCCACTTAACTaactgcagccccagctgtcaTGCAGAGCTACATTttgcaaataaaggaaaaacatgcaaagatatctaggtctctctgaaagtaatgcctcctatttatttccatggaaattacaataactctatttgatagagcaaattctcagctacaaaaactgtttttcaacatagtcaccaccactagctatgcattttcactagcaatgaacaggagcctgcatgctgtgctcataaaaatctgcatcagcagaggtgaaCCATTGTTTAACAGCTCCTATGACTGTGTCATTGCTAGAAGAATGTTGCCTGTGCAGTCCAACTTTCACTGTTGTTGTTGCCAGTGCTGAAATACACCATTCACTGactcactatgctcacatccactgtttagtctacataaacattcagcaagcatcaacaAAGGTCAGTCAGTGCCATTTTTTgcacatagaggaattcagtaacacacctttgtttcagatgcacttccatgtcagacgccattttgtcagactgcccctctgctgccatctgttgtatagcaacaaaatgtaacagaatattggctGGAAGGttcacctgctgctgccataccaccagcatccatcTCTGAGGTTGTGGaccaacataaaaaaaatagaaagcattaatttcagagcagacgttgtatttctctgattttcagTTGATACAACATTATTTTGTCAAATAAAATTCAGAGCACAAACTATCTTTGGAAAACAGTGCCTTCAAACAGATGGTCTCATCAAATAATAAACGAAGGAAAGAATATTTACTCCGAAGggagaatgaaagaaatggatagaaaataaggaaaaagtcttatACGgcgagggtggtgaggcactggaacaggttgcctagaggTGTGATtgataccccatccctggagtctTTCAagactccagggatggggtatcaATCACACCTCTAGGTGAGGTTGGAtcaagccctgagcaacctgatttagctgtgcatgtccctgtccattgcaggggagctggattaaatgacctttaaaggtcccttccagctctaaggattccataattctatgattttgcgAAAATTGTGAAGAGCTTTAGAAGGAGGAAAACTACAACTGGATGCCACAGACTCTGAGAGGATGTCAGAATACAGAAAGCAGCTAgcagttttctctctccagaTTTGCATTAACAAGTTGGCTTTTTCAAACACAATAGCAGGTCCTCTGCAACTCTGTGTAGCATTCTTGGCACCTACACTGAGGCACTGCTGAACTGGGTGTAAGCAAATGTACAGCAGATAGGAAAAGTAGAAACAGCATGGGGAAACTTAATTTAGTGCTCAGATTATTCTCTGCACCTTCCTTTGCTTGTGAGATGCCATTCATCTTCCACAGTGTGTTCCCACCTTCCCACTCCAGCTCGAGCATAATCTACTCCCACTGCTCCCCAATACACTCTAGGTTTCCACAGCCTTTGTCTTTGCAGAGGCACCAGGTTCTGCTTCCTCCCTTCTAAGACACCATCCCACCTTCTCATTCCCCTTCCCCTATGACATTGTTTCTACTTTCCTTGCTACCCCCAAGACTGCAGCTTTTTTAACTGTAAAAAGGCTGAAGGTGACTCTGTGGTGAGGGCTAAAGTTTCGCTCTTGGGGATCTGACAGGAAGCTTACACGCACTCTTGCCCAATCCTGGCCTTCCTGCTGTGTTTGGCTCCAACCAATCTGCCAAGTCATTAACCgccagctgctctgccttgAAACCAGCGCTTTGCACACTCCTTATTGGGACATTTTAAACTGGTGCAAAACTCATCTGAAAAGCAACACTTGCCCAAGCCTGACATTGAGTGGGCGGTTTGACTCATGAAATGAACACCCACTCTGTGCCTCAGCACCTAAATTTGTAGAGAGGGAATCACACTCAAAATGTCGTGCCTtggtggagggaaggaagagtaATTCAAAAGGAGCTCACCTCCCAGGGTTAGCAATCTGGCTCATTTCATGAGAaccacattttatttcctgctaGATTTGAGGGatgtttttttactttttatgtaGAAATTGCGTTCTTACTCCCTGCCCCTCAGACTGGTCTATTTATTATTCTTCAGCAAGGAGCTGCAGTAATTAAAGGCAACTAATCATGAGCACTAACAAACCACACTGCAACTGAGAATTTGCAGAGCTGTGGTGTATTCCATACTGCTCCTGAAAAGACCTCTATATAAGGGCAAGGGAATTCCCTAGCACAGAAGCCAGCttgccagctctgcagaggagaaatCCCCATCAACAGGGAACTTTCAGATAGCCACTTAGGAAAAGAGAACACAATCCAATATGATGTATCCCCAGTGGTAAAGCTATTCCTCTCCTCAAGGGGGAAATTCAGGACAAGAAGGTGATAGGCATGTGTAACCCTGGCTCCAGAGATAAATGCAGTCCCACAGTCATTCATTGTTGTCAGAAGCTACTAAATCTGAGAAAGGAATAGAACAATAGAGCCAAGGACAGTCAAAGAGGCTATGCTGGGGCAAAACTGTTCAGCTTTGCCAAATACGAAAGAGcagatacaaaaagcagaaacaaagttGATATCAAAAGTGGTTGTTCACATGGAATAGACAACAGGGATCAGAAACTCAACTATCTTGGTACATAATCACTACATAGCAGGAGTCTGGCTGTGTTTTGGAAgctctgaaagtattttcaaagcaattattACCAATAGAGCCTTTTTATCCAGAAGGCGAGagtttaaatgttcatttttaaaaagtgttcatGCAATTACCAGTGTATTAGGCAGAACGCCTGTTATAGGAATATATTATCTTGaaccagaaagaaacaaaacaaaacacaaaaagttCTTAGTCTATTGGGAAACCTGTTATTATGTACAACTTTTCCAACCTACTTAAGTAGGATTCTCCTATTTAAGAAATGCAGCTATCTCAATCAtcagcaagaagaaatgcatGTAAACTGGAAAGAGAAGGTACTCAGGAGGTATGGGGGAAGGAGGGCACTATCACTTGCATAGGATATAACATATGGGAAAGTTCTTTCACAATAtagtttctcctttcctcttgtaaatacttttttaaGATGTGTCTCTGCAGATGTGTTGTTTGCTGTTATATGGAGTATTTTTTTAGCTgcacagtaattatttttaatgccacTGACAAAGTCATCCACTGTTACCCTAAACAATCTCATATGCCtgttgctttctcctctttttctctgtaactCTCTCCATTacatctccttttttctcttgatgCCTTACTCTCTATCACTACCTACTCCCTCTGCTACTCTTTTCTCTCAAAGGTTTCCTATTTGCCCCGGATGTGCCTACAGTACTCCTCTCCACCACAGCCCAGTTCTGATGAGGAGGACATAGAGAGGCAGAGCCCACCACTGGAGGTATCAGATGGGGAGACTGATGGCGTGGACCCTGGGCCTGGAATCATGCATGGTGAAACAggtcagtgaaaacagaaagacttCATGGTGCTTTTTGATGAGCAGCTGTTACATTACTATGacaataatgaataaaaaatagaattattgTGCTAGTATTTTATCCCACTGCCAAACCTTCTCTTTCCCTGACTCCTTTGCACTCTCCTGTCTTCTGAATCTTTTGTCACCATAGTTGTGTCTGTATCTCAAATACCATTTTTTCATGTACTCCTGcctcttctttttgttttgtgtattaaGGCTTCTCCCCAGTTTTTGCCATTTCTACTCCAATTTCCTCTaacagatgtgaaaaacaagacaagaagCTTAAGGAACTGAATTTTAAGAAGGTTGAGCTCTAATGGCTCCGTACTTGTATAGCAGCCCAATCAGCTTCAGATTGTTTTAAAACTAGTTATGTTTCTCAATTGTCTTCAAATAATCACAAAGGTTAGATCTTTGGAATTTCTTATTCTCACGTTTTTCTTCCTGGTACACCAATCCACTTTATGTCTTCACAGTGCAATACTGCCTACTGTTATAAATGCAACAAATTGAAGAAATACATGATGACAAGTTCTCCTGTTCCATCAGACCCTACACAGTAATACTAATGCCTTTCTTCTCTCATGCAGGCAGCAAGAAAAAGATACGTCTGTATCAGTTCCTTCTGGACCTTCTTCGCAGTGGAGACATGAAGGACAGCATCTGGTGGGTAGATAAAGAAAAAGGTACTTTCCAGTTCTCCTCCAAACACAAAGAAGCATTGGCACATCGCTGGGGCATACAGAAAGGCAATCGCAAGAAAATGACCTACCAGAAGATGGCACGGGCTTTGAGAAACTATGGCAAGACAGGGGAGGTCAAGAAGGTCAAGAAGAAGCTGACCTACCAGTTTAGTGGAGAGGTGATGGGAAGGGGGGTCACTGATAGGAAGCATTATCCTCATTGAGGCCATGGGACCctaagcaagaaaaatattaagacCTCCTGGCTGAAAACCAGCAGAGGAGATGGACGCgtctttctctttgcttcctgtGCCCCCC is from Numida meleagris isolate 19003 breed g44 Domestic line chromosome 6, NumMel1.0, whole genome shotgun sequence and encodes:
- the SPI1 gene encoding transcription factor PU.1 isoform X1 produces the protein MLQACKMEGFPLIPPPSEDMVSYESDLYRQPHDYYQYLNSDGESHGDHYWEYHPHHMHSEFETFGDNHFTELQSVQPPQLQQLYRHMEIEQMHVLDSAIPTTHIGLNHQVSYLPRMCLQYSSPPQPSSDEEDIERQSPPLEVSDGETDGVDPGPGIMHGETGSKKKIRLYQFLLDLLRSGDMKDSIWWVDKEKGTFQFSSKHKEALAHRWGIQKGNRKKMTYQKMARALRNYGKTGEVKKVKKKLTYQFSGEVMGRGVTDRKHYPH
- the SPI1 gene encoding transcription factor PU.1 isoform X2, with the protein product MVSYESDLYRQPHDYYQYLNSDGESHGDHYWEYHPHHMHSEFETFGDNHFTELQSVQPPQLQQLYRHMEIEQMHVLDSAIPTTHIGLNHQVSYLPRMCLQYSSPPQPSSDEEDIERQSPPLEVSDGETDGVDPGPGIMHGETGSKKKIRLYQFLLDLLRSGDMKDSIWWVDKEKGTFQFSSKHKEALAHRWGIQKGNRKKMTYQKMARALRNYGKTGEVKKVKKKLTYQFSGEVMGRGVTDRKHYPH